A genomic segment from Neobacillus sp. YX16 encodes:
- a CDS encoding anti-sigma factor has protein sequence MTIDYSCSFSNEIVSYLLGEITEEEKILFEEHLLHCSSCRLEVQEMQEAWKLIPFKMNDVEVPSDLKEEVMNFIFEADNSLTINQMEKTQKAQIKPIGRIRKSLYGVAAAAFLLSFGGVIWNNLQLRQELMEVKENTLSPTDVVQVYSLKSADPNVDSAKGNALVYMHGDQKQIVFKLQGLSATKGSEAYQVWLIHGGQRKSAGTFHVDKNGNGFLAYVLNEHDPAIEAIGVSLEPDANGTQPRGKKVLGS, from the coding sequence GAAGAAGAAAAGATTCTATTCGAGGAACACCTTTTACACTGTTCGTCATGTCGTTTGGAAGTCCAAGAGATGCAGGAGGCGTGGAAATTGATCCCTTTTAAAATGAATGATGTGGAGGTACCGTCAGATTTAAAGGAAGAAGTGATGAATTTTATTTTTGAAGCCGACAATTCTCTTACTATCAATCAGATGGAGAAAACCCAAAAGGCTCAGATTAAACCTATCGGGCGTATTCGTAAATCCCTATATGGGGTCGCAGCAGCTGCCTTTCTTTTATCTTTTGGAGGGGTCATTTGGAATAATCTCCAGCTTAGGCAAGAGTTGATGGAAGTAAAAGAAAATACATTGTCCCCGACTGATGTGGTTCAAGTTTATTCATTAAAATCAGCCGACCCAAACGTAGATTCAGCCAAAGGAAATGCTTTGGTTTACATGCATGGTGATCAAAAACAGATCGTTTTTAAGCTTCAAGGCCTTTCCGCTACTAAAGGTTCTGAGGCTTACCAGGTATGGCTAATCCATGGTGGACAACGAAAGAGTGCGGGAACATTCCATGTTGATAAAAATGGAAACGGCTTCCTGGCCTATGTGTTAAATGAACATGACCCAGCTATTGAGGCAATCGGAGTTTCGCTCGAACCAGATGCCAATGGTACCCAGCCTCGCGGAAAAAAGGTGCTAGGTTCATAA